The candidate division WOR-3 bacterium nucleotide sequence ATTTGAAGACGATATTCGAAATTTGTAAAAAAAACGGCAAGGTAAGAATAACTGACATAAGCAACGAGCTAGACGTTGAAAAACCCTCTGTGACATTTGCCATAAAAAAACTTAAAAACCTAAAACTTGTAGAACATGAAAAATACGAAGATATAACTCTAACTGAAAAAGGGAGAATTAAGGCAAACCAAATCCTGTTTCGTCACAACATATTGTACAGAATTTTGCACGATTTTCTGGGGACACCCCA carries:
- a CDS encoding metal-dependent transcriptional regulator — encoded protein: MKTIFEICKKNGKVRITDISNELDVEKPSVTFAIKKLKNLKLVEHEKYEDITLTEKGRIKANQILFRHNILYRILHDFLGTPHKFAEKDAHRIEHVLSEISLDRLSLFVDLFDKKNGIDIGKWQKFFESYVKKAEIEKS